The Halopseudomonas sabulinigri genome window below encodes:
- a CDS encoding dual specificity protein phosphatase family protein → MNRVKRVMRPAAWLALPLALLAIVALWRPDVLRSDEVAFPPRFLAAQTPRPTGWAQPLDEEFRFYTLSPTLYRSALPQADDVAELRARGITTVINFYQQDDAAWLTDGSIARVHIPLRGDRVTDTEVISVLRAIRAGEQRGGVLVHCKHGQNRTGLVTAMYRIVYDGWSREEAMAEMLEGGFGRAERMDDAVGYLNRVDLADFKQAIFGGECSTNPLAWCRISRLFAREGTQRQLLPTDVSLR, encoded by the coding sequence ATGAACCGAGTTAAGCGCGTTATGCGCCCGGCGGCATGGCTTGCCCTGCCGCTGGCTTTGCTGGCGATAGTCGCTCTCTGGCGACCTGATGTATTGCGTAGCGACGAGGTGGCCTTTCCGCCGCGGTTTCTCGCCGCCCAGACACCGCGCCCGACCGGCTGGGCGCAGCCGCTGGACGAGGAATTTCGTTTCTACACGCTTAGCCCAACGCTGTATCGCAGCGCGTTGCCGCAGGCAGACGATGTGGCCGAACTGCGTGCCCGTGGCATCACCACGGTGATCAACTTCTACCAACAGGATGATGCGGCCTGGTTGACTGACGGCAGCATCGCGCGGGTGCATATCCCGTTACGTGGCGACCGGGTGACCGATACCGAGGTTATCTCAGTGCTGCGTGCCATACGCGCTGGTGAGCAGCGCGGCGGCGTGCTGGTGCACTGCAAGCACGGGCAGAATCGCACGGGCTTGGTTACCGCCATGTACCGCATTGTCTACGACGGCTGGTCGCGGGAGGAGGCAATGGCGGAAATGCTCGAAGGCGGTTTTGGCCGGGCCGAGCGTATGGATGACGCCGTTGGCTACCTGAATCGGGTAGATCTGGCGGACTTCAAGCAGGCCATTTTCGGTGGCGAATGCAGCACCAATCCGCTGGCCTGGTGCCGGATAAGTCGGTTGTTCGCGCGTGAGGGCACTCAGCGTCAGCTGCTGCCGACAGATGTCTCGCTACGCTGA
- a CDS encoding phosphatase PAP2 family protein, with protein MSAPSSASRPFNFRLWFALPLALMALMLLVDPGPLDVAISNLFYEPGLGFVGRHSFFLEDILHDRAKQAVIVIGVLAIGGFLLSLLPTPLRQHRRPLGYLVLAMALCTSLVTPLKALSNVPCPWSLQQYGGDQQHTPLLSERPADAKPGRCWPGGHASAGFSLLALFFMLRDRRPRAARAALIIALSLGAVFSLGRTMQGAHFMSHNLWTLLFDWCTSLFCYRLLLYRHAVIAPQTIKNDGVVHYEPS; from the coding sequence ATGAGCGCGCCCAGCTCAGCCTCCAGGCCCTTCAATTTTCGGCTCTGGTTTGCCCTGCCGCTGGCTCTGATGGCGCTGATGCTGCTGGTCGATCCGGGCCCTCTGGATGTGGCCATCTCGAATCTCTTCTATGAGCCGGGCCTGGGCTTTGTCGGACGTCACAGCTTTTTCCTGGAGGATATTCTGCATGACCGCGCCAAGCAGGCGGTGATCGTGATTGGCGTGCTGGCGATTGGCGGATTTCTGCTCAGCCTGCTGCCTACCCCGCTGCGCCAGCACCGTCGCCCGCTGGGTTATCTGGTGCTGGCCATGGCGCTGTGTACCAGCCTGGTAACGCCGCTCAAGGCGCTGAGCAATGTGCCCTGTCCCTGGAGCCTGCAACAGTATGGCGGTGACCAGCAGCACACGCCCTTGCTGAGTGAGCGGCCGGCCGATGCCAAGCCCGGTCGCTGCTGGCCGGGTGGCCATGCGTCTGCGGGTTTCTCCCTGCTTGCACTGTTCTTCATGTTGCGCGACCGGCGCCCGCGGGCCGCCCGCGCCGCGTTGATCATAGCGCTGAGCCTGGGCGCGGTGTTCTCGCTGGGCCGCACCATGCAGGGCGCGCACTTCATGTCGCACAACTTGTGGACGCTGTTGTTTGACTGGTGCACCAGTCTTTTCTGTTATCGTCTGCTGCTGTATCGGCACGCCGTGATAGCTCCCCAGACAATAAAAAACGATGGAGTCGTTCACTATGAACCGAGTTAA
- a CDS encoding LTA synthase family protein, translating into MHPLKFAQTRFLTLLSLLWLAVFVLTRSLLLLTHVQEAQLTLGNTLTLYTEGLVYDLVFLLYALAPLALYLLLSPTRLWHSRWNQRLLHGVLTLSIFIMLFTAVAEWLFWDEFSVRFNFIAVDYLVYSDEVLNNILESYPVYPLLSVLALIAIAMTLALRGAMRSVAAAPVLAWRQRGTLVMGWALLFGLSIVVVGQAFPRSSGGNAYQHELAANGPYQFFAAFRNNELDYEQFYPVLPLQQVASQLRDEVREPNARFVESDPLSIRRQIDNPGQPRHMNVILVTIESLSAKYLGSEGDTRGLSPELDALRQQSLYFSNLYATGTRTTRGLEAITLSIPPTPGRSIVKRVGRESGFASLGQQFSAQGYDSVFMYGGRGYFDNMNAFFAGNGYRIVDQASVPDDEVTFTNAWGMSDEDLYQQTLKVADADFAKGSPFFLQLMTTSNHRPYSYPEGRIDIPSGSGREGAVKYTDYAIGQFLREARQKPWFANTLFVFVADHTAGSAGKEDLPVSNYHIPLFIYAPGVVQPAEVSTLTSQIDIAPTLLGLLNMDYTSTFFGRNVLREDSAPGRALIGNYQHLGLFDGENLAILSPRQLVRRHEHALGESLETTATPSDPLVARSIAYYEGASYDFSHALLAWHAEMPVKARVSQR; encoded by the coding sequence ATGCACCCGCTAAAATTTGCGCAAACCCGTTTCCTCACTCTGCTCTCCCTGCTCTGGCTGGCTGTATTTGTGCTAACGCGCAGCCTGCTGCTATTGACCCATGTGCAGGAGGCGCAGTTGACGCTTGGCAATACTCTGACGCTCTACACCGAAGGCCTGGTCTACGACCTGGTATTTCTGCTGTACGCGCTCGCGCCACTGGCTCTATACCTGCTGCTCTCCCCGACCCGACTCTGGCATAGCCGCTGGAACCAACGGCTGCTGCACGGAGTACTGACCCTGAGTATTTTCATCATGCTGTTCACGGCGGTGGCGGAATGGCTGTTCTGGGATGAGTTCAGCGTGCGCTTCAACTTCATCGCGGTGGACTATCTGGTCTATTCCGATGAAGTGCTCAACAATATTCTCGAATCCTATCCGGTCTACCCGCTGCTTAGCGTGCTGGCGCTGATTGCCATCGCTATGACCCTGGCCTTGCGTGGCGCGATGCGCAGCGTGGCCGCGGCGCCGGTGTTGGCCTGGCGTCAGCGCGGTACGCTGGTGATGGGCTGGGCTCTGCTGTTCGGGTTGAGTATTGTGGTGGTAGGGCAGGCCTTCCCGCGCAGTAGTGGGGGCAACGCTTACCAGCATGAGCTGGCCGCTAACGGGCCTTACCAGTTTTTTGCGGCGTTCCGCAACAATGAGCTGGATTACGAGCAGTTCTATCCGGTGCTGCCGCTGCAGCAGGTTGCTTCGCAATTGCGTGATGAGGTGCGCGAGCCGAATGCGCGCTTTGTAGAGTCGGATCCGCTGAGTATTCGCCGGCAGATCGACAACCCCGGCCAGCCCAGACACATGAACGTGATACTGGTGACCATCGAAAGCCTGAGTGCCAAGTATCTTGGCAGCGAAGGCGATACCCGCGGCCTAAGCCCCGAGCTGGATGCGCTGCGCCAGCAGAGCCTGTACTTCAGCAACCTGTATGCCACCGGCACCCGCACCACGCGGGGCCTGGAGGCCATTACCCTGTCGATCCCGCCCACGCCGGGCCGCTCTATCGTCAAACGGGTAGGTCGCGAGAGTGGCTTTGCCAGTCTGGGCCAGCAGTTCAGTGCGCAGGGTTACGACAGTGTCTTCATGTATGGCGGGCGCGGCTATTTCGACAACATGAATGCCTTCTTTGCCGGCAATGGTTACCGCATTGTCGATCAGGCCAGCGTGCCGGATGATGAGGTCACTTTTACCAATGCCTGGGGCATGAGCGACGAAGACCTGTATCAGCAGACGCTGAAAGTGGCCGATGCCGATTTCGCCAAGGGCAGCCCGTTCTTTCTGCAACTGATGACTACCTCGAATCATCGGCCCTACAGCTACCCGGAAGGGCGCATCGACATTCCCTCCGGCAGTGGCCGCGAAGGCGCGGTGAAGTACACCGACTATGCCATTGGCCAGTTCCTGCGTGAGGCGCGGCAAAAGCCCTGGTTTGCCAACACCCTGTTCGTCTTTGTGGCCGACCACACCGCCGGTAGCGCGGGCAAGGAAGACCTGCCGGTCAGCAACTACCACATCCCCTTGTTCATCTACGCCCCTGGCGTGGTGCAACCGGCCGAGGTAAGCACACTGACCAGCCAGATCGACATTGCCCCGACCCTGCTCGGCCTGCTGAACATGGATTACACCTCGACCTTCTTTGGCCGCAACGTGCTGCGTGAAGACAGCGCCCCGGGCCGTGCGCTGATCGGTAATTACCAGCATCTAGGGCTGTTTGATGGCGAGAATCTGGCCATTCTCAGCCCCCGTCAGCTGGTACGCCGGCATGAGCATGCGTTGGGTGAAAGTCTGGAAACCACGGCAACGCCAAGCGACCCGCTGGTAGCCCGTAGCATTGCTTACTACGAAGGCGCCAGCTATGACTTCAGCCATGCGCTGCTGGCCTGGCATGCTGAGATGCCAGTCAAGGCCCGGGTGAGTCAGCGATGA
- a CDS encoding response regulator transcription factor, translated as MRILVIEDNRDILANVLDYLQLKGYTVDCAQDGLSGLHLAVTDHYDLIVLDVMLPGMDGYQLCQRLRDDAQRDTPIIMLTARDQLDDRLKGLNSGADDYLVKPFALSELVARIEAILRRSQGGARHQLQVAELIYNLDTLQVSRQGKPLKLNPVGLKLLEVLMRKSPAVVRRAVLEETLWGEELPDSDSLRSHVHQLRQVIDKPFEQPLLHTVHGLGYCLAERSDER; from the coding sequence ATGCGTATTCTGGTAATCGAAGACAACCGCGACATCCTGGCCAACGTGCTGGACTACCTGCAGCTCAAGGGCTACACCGTGGACTGCGCGCAGGATGGCCTCTCCGGCCTGCATCTGGCCGTGACGGATCACTATGATCTGATCGTGCTGGATGTCATGTTGCCGGGCATGGACGGATACCAGTTGTGCCAACGCCTGCGCGACGATGCCCAGCGCGACACCCCGATCATCATGCTGACCGCCCGCGATCAGCTGGATGACCGTCTCAAGGGGCTCAACAGCGGTGCCGACGACTATCTGGTAAAACCCTTTGCCCTCTCCGAGCTGGTCGCACGGATCGAGGCCATCCTGCGCCGCAGCCAGGGCGGCGCACGGCACCAATTGCAGGTGGCCGAGCTGATCTACAACCTCGACACCCTGCAGGTCAGCCGTCAGGGAAAACCGCTGAAACTCAACCCTGTCGGTCTCAAGCTGCTGGAAGTGCTGATGCGCAAAAGCCCGGCGGTAGTTCGCCGCGCGGTACTGGAAGAAACCCTGTGGGGCGAGGAGCTACCCGATAGCGACAGCTTGCGCAGCCACGTACACCAATTACGCCAGGTGATCGACAAACCCTTCGAGCAGCCCCTACTGCACACCGTGCACGGCCTTGGCTACTGTCTGGCAGAGCGCAGCGATGAACGCTAA
- a CDS encoding sensor histidine kinase, with protein sequence MNAKQPLVRRIVIAFTLMTLIVSGAFSLGIVAIVHFIEEHLVSQEMNEELDSILQKDLAKGLAPRLDLKTRLFASHMPGYEIPQSFIGLDEGFNELVNDKGAFYVFIRDTPQQRYLLVQEQAEFEARENALFAVVFAGFVLSVLAAWLLGWLMARTIIAPLTRLARQVRHRDQLLTLAPNLAPDYPDDEVGHLAAAFDETLGQLRNSLERERLFTSDVSHELRTPLMVIASSAELLEAATLEERQNRQLNRIKRATNEINELVETFLLLARANNTAQPLAGGASLAQVADEQARRWGSRFTEKQLHFELVTESPAAGVYHAGLLATVMSNLLRNALHYTEHGGVRLVLEADGFRVEDSGQGVPSDQQDSIFQPFVRGAQARGEGLGLGLSLVKRICAHQHWQVRLYSLPAGGSCFAVKLG encoded by the coding sequence ATGAACGCTAAACAACCCCTGGTCCGCCGAATCGTCATTGCCTTCACGCTGATGACGCTGATCGTCAGCGGGGCGTTTTCACTCGGCATTGTGGCCATCGTGCATTTCATTGAAGAGCACCTGGTGTCGCAGGAAATGAACGAAGAGCTCGACAGCATTCTGCAAAAGGATCTCGCCAAGGGCCTGGCGCCCCGGCTGGATCTCAAGACCCGGCTGTTTGCCTCGCACATGCCCGGGTATGAGATTCCACAGAGTTTTATCGGGCTGGATGAAGGATTCAACGAATTGGTTAACGACAAGGGGGCTTTCTACGTCTTTATCCGCGATACACCGCAGCAGCGCTATCTGCTGGTGCAGGAGCAGGCCGAATTCGAAGCCCGTGAGAATGCGCTGTTTGCTGTGGTCTTCGCCGGCTTTGTGCTCAGCGTCTTGGCCGCCTGGCTACTCGGCTGGCTGATGGCTCGCACCATCATCGCGCCGCTGACCCGGCTGGCACGGCAGGTACGCCACCGCGACCAACTGCTTACCCTGGCGCCCAATCTGGCCCCCGATTACCCGGACGATGAGGTCGGCCACCTGGCCGCTGCCTTTGATGAAACCCTCGGGCAACTGCGCAACTCGCTCGAACGCGAGCGGCTATTTACCAGCGATGTCAGCCACGAGTTGCGTACGCCGCTGATGGTCATCGCCTCATCTGCCGAGTTGCTCGAAGCTGCAACATTGGAAGAACGGCAAAACCGCCAACTCAACCGCATCAAACGCGCCACCAATGAAATCAACGAGCTGGTAGAGACCTTCTTGTTGCTTGCCCGCGCCAACAACACCGCACAGCCCTTGGCCGGAGGTGCCAGCCTGGCACAGGTCGCTGATGAACAGGCGCGGCGCTGGGGGTCACGCTTTACGGAAAAGCAACTGCACTTCGAGCTGGTTACCGAAAGTCCTGCGGCAGGGGTATATCACGCGGGCCTGCTGGCCACAGTGATGTCAAACCTGTTGCGCAACGCCTTGCACTACACCGAGCACGGTGGCGTCCGGCTGGTGCTGGAGGCAGACGGCTTTCGTGTTGAAGACAGCGGTCAGGGGGTGCCCAGCGACCAGCAGGACAGCATCTTTCAGCCCTTCGTGCGCGGCGCGCAGGCCCGTGGCGAAGGGCTGGGATTGGGGCTGTCGCTGGTCAAGCGTATCTGCGCGCACCAGCACTGGCAGGTCCGCCTGTATTCACTGCCCGCTGGCGGCAGTTGCTTCGCAGTCAAGCTCGGCTGA
- a CDS encoding class I SAM-dependent methyltransferase — protein sequence MTKSKAIELAFSDKYDQEHAYQYLQKHQTGLSRRLSSWRDMQLARRALQDAGEPNLVLDLPCGAGRFWPLLAEAPNRVILAADNSADMLQTARQGQPAHVVSRVKTFQTSAFDIDLGDNAVDSIFCMRLIHHVAEQEHRLAMLRELCRVTRDTVIISLWVDGNYKAWKRKRLEARRAARGKRTDNQNRFLVQRETIESEFRQAGFSIVNHHDFLPGYAMWRVYVLRKVRK from the coding sequence ATGACCAAGTCAAAAGCGATCGAGTTGGCGTTTTCCGACAAGTACGACCAAGAGCACGCCTACCAGTATCTGCAAAAGCATCAGACCGGACTCTCGCGCCGTCTGTCCAGCTGGCGCGACATGCAGTTGGCGCGGCGTGCACTACAAGACGCTGGCGAGCCGAATCTGGTACTGGATCTGCCCTGTGGCGCAGGGCGCTTCTGGCCGCTGCTGGCCGAGGCGCCCAACCGGGTGATTCTCGCCGCCGACAACTCCGCCGACATGCTGCAGACCGCACGGCAAGGGCAACCGGCGCACGTTGTCTCGCGGGTCAAGACTTTCCAGACCTCTGCCTTTGACATCGACCTGGGCGACAACGCCGTCGACAGCATCTTCTGCATGCGTCTGATTCATCACGTGGCCGAGCAGGAGCACCGCCTGGCGATGCTGCGCGAACTGTGCCGGGTTACCCGCGATACGGTGATCATTTCGCTCTGGGTCGATGGCAACTACAAGGCCTGGAAGCGCAAAAGACTGGAGGCCCGTCGCGCCGCCCGCGGCAAACGCACCGATAACCAGAACCGCTTTCTGGTGCAGCGGGAAACCATCGAAAGTGAATTCCGCCAGGCGGGGTTCAGCATAGTCAACCACCATGACTTTCTACCCGGCTACGCCATGTGGCGCGTCTATGTACTGCGCAAGGTGCGCAAGTGA
- a CDS encoding lipopolysaccharide kinase InaA family protein, with product MSAVSWHPDGLLPDFAQARFERWWGMDGAWVEEKNQRRGGESGVKRLQPLQPGKPPLYSKRQVGHIFRSLRHPLGLPTVLREEQALIACEQLGVPVPKRVFCAARKHGGQWQALLITEELSGFVSLDDWYANHSAVLSHARRQAVLRRLALVLRRLHRGKRQHGSLYSKHIYVSLSGAQPQIALLDLEKSRCRLLRRQAMQHDMEQFYRRRGAMPQADWDYLLHCYCDSQLERGVVGDAY from the coding sequence GTGAGCGCGGTCTCGTGGCACCCCGATGGCTTGCTGCCCGATTTCGCGCAAGCGCGCTTCGAGCGCTGGTGGGGCATGGACGGCGCATGGGTCGAGGAAAAGAACCAGCGGCGTGGTGGCGAAAGCGGCGTCAAGCGCTTGCAGCCTCTGCAGCCCGGCAAGCCACCGCTCTACAGCAAGCGTCAGGTGGGCCACATCTTCCGCTCACTGCGGCATCCGCTGGGCCTGCCCACGGTATTGCGCGAAGAGCAGGCGTTGATCGCCTGCGAACAGCTGGGGGTGCCGGTGCCCAAACGCGTGTTCTGCGCCGCCCGCAAACACGGCGGTCAGTGGCAGGCGTTGCTGATTACCGAAGAGCTCAGTGGTTTTGTCAGCCTGGATGACTGGTACGCCAACCATAGTGCGGTGCTGAGCCATGCGCGCCGTCAGGCCGTGCTGCGCAGACTGGCACTGGTGCTGCGCAGGCTGCACCGGGGCAAGCGCCAGCACGGCAGCCTCTACAGCAAGCACATCTATGTCAGCCTGTCTGGCGCGCAACCGCAGATTGCGCTGCTGGATCTGGAGAAAAGCCGCTGCCGCCTGCTGCGTCGGCAGGCAATGCAACATGATATGGAGCAGTTCTATCGTCGGCGCGGCGCCATGCCACAGGCTGACTGGGACTATCTGTTGCACTGCTACTGCGACAGCCAGCTGGAACGCGGGGTGGTTGGCGATGCCTATTGA
- a CDS encoding diacylglycerol kinase, translating to MPIDPPPNDDALALKSRGGVSRVFKATGYSLAGLRAAIVGEAAFRQLLVLSAVLIPLACVLQVSALERAVLLLVVFVALIVELLNSAIEAVVDRISLKLHPLSKQAKDMGSAAQLISLLMILTVWLVILL from the coding sequence ATGCCTATTGATCCCCCACCCAACGACGACGCTCTGGCGCTGAAAAGTCGCGGCGGCGTCAGCCGGGTGTTCAAGGCCACCGGCTATTCGCTGGCCGGGCTGCGCGCCGCCATTGTCGGCGAAGCGGCCTTCCGCCAACTGTTGGTCCTCAGCGCGGTGCTGATTCCGCTGGCCTGTGTACTGCAAGTCAGTGCGCTGGAGCGTGCTGTCCTGCTGCTGGTGGTTTTCGTAGCGCTGATAGTGGAACTGCTCAATTCGGCCATCGAGGCCGTGGTGGACCGTATCTCGCTGAAGCTGCACCCGCTGTCGAAGCAGGCCAAGGACATGGGCAGCGCCGCCCAGCTGATCTCCCTGTTGATGATATTGACCGTCTGGCTGGTGATCCTGCTCTGA
- a CDS encoding LTA synthase family protein, with the protein MLSSHRTAESSQSVVGLRGQLLFVLASLFALTLLLSLLRAALLAFNWELAAESGWAQLGEAFFNGLRFDLRVVIIAGAPLILSFFSVTLMQRRGLQCAWLTFAAVLLSLLGVVELNFYREFHQRLNALVFQYLQEDPATVLRMLWYGFPVVRLLLALAALSFAMFRLFRWLDRHTRVTPTANSTRLTQRGALIARLGVLILMLLSSTVLARGTLRQGPPLRWGDAFTTDSMFANQLGLTPALTLYAAAKAQYSSHRDNAWLDLMPTQQATAITRQLLLGPHDQLVEPELAPVRRDYLPPSDGTLPIRNVVVILMESFAGYYTGALGSPLEITPEFDKLSEQGLLFTRYFSNGTHTHQGMFATMACFPNVPGFEYLMQEPEGGHQFSGLPQLLGARDFNDLYVYNGDFAWDNQRGFFGNQGMTRFIGRNEYVNPVVSDPTWGVSDQDMFDRAVTELRAMPSDKPFYALLQTLSNHTPYALPSPLPVADVTGQGNYANEHLSAMRYSDWALGRFFEQIRNEPYYAETLFVIVGDHGFGTPQQLTDLDLLRFHVPLLLIAPGMTERFGERNAIVGSQVDIVPTIMGRLGGKLRHQCWGRDLLSLPADDPGLAIIKPSGGGQTVGIIRADQVVIQPRGEPAKAYRYQLGADPRAIAEPDVPHLNDWQLQLEAYVQTATQALLNDQVGVEVAKSQAVTADPASAR; encoded by the coding sequence ATGCTTTCTTCCCATCGCACGGCTGAGTCGTCTCAGTCGGTTGTAGGCCTGCGTGGCCAATTGCTGTTTGTGCTTGCCTCGCTCTTCGCGTTGACCCTGTTGCTCAGTCTGTTGCGGGCGGCCTTGCTGGCCTTCAACTGGGAACTGGCAGCAGAATCCGGCTGGGCTCAGCTGGGCGAAGCCTTTTTCAATGGTCTGCGCTTTGACCTACGCGTTGTGATCATCGCGGGCGCACCGCTGATCCTGTCGTTTTTCAGCGTCACCCTGATGCAGCGGCGTGGTCTGCAGTGCGCCTGGCTGACCTTCGCTGCCGTGTTGCTCAGCCTGCTCGGCGTGGTTGAGCTGAATTTTTACCGGGAGTTCCACCAGCGGCTGAACGCGCTGGTGTTTCAGTACCTGCAGGAAGACCCGGCGACCGTGTTGCGTATGCTCTGGTACGGCTTTCCGGTGGTGCGCCTGCTGCTCGCACTGGCGGCACTCTCGTTCGCCATGTTCCGTCTGTTCCGCTGGCTGGATCGGCATACCCGCGTGACACCAACGGCCAACAGCACTCGGCTGACCCAACGCGGCGCGCTTATCGCACGACTCGGGGTGCTGATACTCATGCTGCTCAGCTCCACAGTACTGGCGCGCGGCACCCTGCGACAGGGCCCGCCACTACGCTGGGGTGATGCCTTTACTACCGACTCGATGTTCGCCAACCAGTTGGGGCTGACCCCGGCACTCACCCTGTACGCTGCAGCCAAGGCGCAGTACTCCAGCCACCGTGACAACGCCTGGCTGGACCTGATGCCCACGCAGCAGGCCACCGCGATCACGCGCCAGTTGCTGCTGGGGCCACATGATCAGCTGGTAGAACCTGAGCTGGCACCGGTACGCCGCGATTATCTACCCCCCAGCGACGGCACGCTGCCGATTCGCAACGTAGTGGTTATCCTGATGGAGAGCTTTGCCGGATACTACACCGGCGCCCTGGGCTCACCGCTGGAGATCACCCCCGAGTTCGATAAACTGAGCGAGCAGGGCCTGCTATTTACCCGTTATTTCTCCAACGGCACGCACACGCACCAGGGCATGTTCGCCACCATGGCGTGCTTTCCCAATGTGCCCGGCTTTGAGTACCTGATGCAGGAGCCCGAAGGTGGCCATCAGTTTTCCGGCTTGCCGCAGCTGCTCGGCGCTCGCGACTTCAATGACCTGTACGTCTACAACGGTGATTTTGCCTGGGACAACCAGCGCGGCTTTTTCGGCAACCAGGGCATGACCCGCTTTATCGGCCGCAACGAGTACGTCAACCCGGTAGTCTCTGACCCCACCTGGGGCGTCTCCGACCAGGACATGTTTGACCGCGCGGTGACAGAGTTGCGCGCCATGCCCAGCGATAAACCCTTCTATGCACTGCTGCAAACGCTGTCGAATCACACACCCTACGCTCTACCCAGCCCGCTACCGGTAGCCGACGTCACTGGCCAGGGGAATTACGCCAATGAACACCTGAGCGCCATGCGCTATTCAGACTGGGCGCTGGGTCGCTTCTTCGAGCAGATCAGGAACGAACCCTATTACGCTGAAACGCTGTTCGTCATCGTTGGCGACCATGGCTTCGGCACACCGCAACAACTCACCGACCTGGACCTGCTGCGCTTCCATGTGCCGCTGCTGCTGATCGCCCCCGGCATGACCGAGCGCTTTGGCGAGCGCAACGCCATTGTCGGTAGCCAGGTCGACATAGTACCCACCATCATGGGCCGGCTGGGCGGCAAGCTACGGCACCAGTGCTGGGGCCGCGACCTGCTCAGCCTGCCAGCGGACGATCCCGGCCTGGCGATCATCAAACCCTCTGGCGGCGGCCAGACCGTGGGCATCATTCGCGCTGATCAGGTGGTCATTCAGCCCCGCGGCGAGCCGGCCAAAGCCTACCGTTATCAGCTTGGCGCCGACCCTCGGGCCATCGCCGAACCGGACGTGCCGCACCTGAATGACTGGCAGCTGCAACTGGAAGCCTACGTGCAGACCGCCACGCAGGCGCTGTTGAACGATCAGGTTGGCGTCGAGGTTGCCAAAAGCCAAGCCGTCACAGCAGATCCCGCCAGCGCGCGGTAA